From the genome of Plasmodium malariae genome assembly, chromosome: 9, one region includes:
- the PmUG01_09019800 gene encoding conserved Plasmodium protein, unknown function: MSKKYYEKLLGDIQNQSKPVESKFGYYILQKFGWEKGKGLGKHENGDVSIMKIKKYGEHGLGYEESKENDKNGMWWENMYNNCAKKIASSVSDLYSSSKTNGYSANGICENKIEKEKNENVKYSIFVKKSSTVVNTEYEKLSSLESEEKKNWSISYKEKKHVKIREKEICKKEKVERTNIDDSLDIKRKITEEKAKNGDDKEIAGVKKKKAERNKKGKRKNKKMKKKEKKMKKKKKQRE; encoded by the exons ATGTCGAAAAAGTATTATGAAAAGCTATTAGGGGATATAC AAAATCAGTCTAAACCGGTGGAATCAAAATTTGGTTATTATATTCTCCAAAAATTTGGGTGGGAAAA aggAAAGGGGTTAGGCAAGCACGAAAATGGCGATGTCagtattatgaaaattaaaaaatatggagaGCACGGg CTGGGTTATGAAGAAAGCAAGGAAAATGATAAGAACGGAATGTGGTGGgaaaatatgtacaataaCTGTGCGAAGAAAATAGCCTCGTCTGTTAGCGACCTCTATTCCAGTAGTAAGACGAATGGTTACAGTGCAAATGGGATATGTGAGAACAAAAtagagaaagaaaaaaatgaaaatgttaaatattCAATCTTTGTAAAAAAGAGTAGCACTGTGGTAAACACAGAATATGAAAAACTCTCATCACTTGAATCGgaagagaagaaaaattgGTCCATTAGTTATAAGGAGAAAAAACATGTTAAAATAAGAGAGAAggaaatatgtaaaaaggaaaaagttgAACGTACAAATATTGATGATAGTCTTGacattaaaagaaaaataactGAAGAAAAAGCTAAAAACGGGGACGATAAAGAAATTGCaggagtaaaaaaaaaaaaagcagaaaggaataaaaagggtaaaaggaaaaataagaaaatgaaaaagaaagaaaagaaaatgaaaaagaaaaagaaacaaagaGAGTAA